Proteins encoded by one window of Nasonia vitripennis strain AsymCx chromosome 5, Nvit_psr_1.1, whole genome shotgun sequence:
- the LOC116417713 gene encoding caldesmon-like: protein MPVLGGGGSGPSPLVSPEKKLRRKHQEIGKGDVEEEEKFLVDEEKFSVKKRIFVERRNCVEEKKKCRVEEKKKGFVEEDKEVLVEKKEEKCLPDANVSRWPNRRIAVEKKEEKLLPDANATRWPNSRGVAEKEDDKLLLNANVTRWLNSKVLVEKEDEKLLLNANATRWPNSRVVEEKELLEEEKEKVFVEEKEKLFEEDEEKSSRGSAEKSNLELIPTSSLSSPMVTDHCEDTKAQPVMLSPAANSRGRIRETLAQYERKNESVEESTFLPLTKLQTRTQPQPALQPDQVNRQDASSTSGFQPDDKIKKCSESAFLNEEKMRCRRRMLESDEEKKTYANADATRRLSNIVVMKPRTTASAVTAWPSSSDDEEEKKNSRCRAVKLCSSVIPSSSNDCLSSHKATDRREDTNVQPVQLKSAANSSGRIMDSIAQDEVKNESGENPRDSSLSILQPRANFQPLLQPDRINRQDASSTSGFQPDGAIKKSLEASFADEGEVLEQKDVEEKIKKENMDEQTKEEVVGSMVGVEREDTCEPLKDELTAWALTVNEPETPEVQHSCLEPAHEEERDSKAKKERRVFVWTEVSCRTVFDRGKSLMEVYVATTITMATNKGVWPEDVRRGTYRALFDRGRNHSQTYSQLQPVK, encoded by the exons ATGCCAGTTTTGGGAGGGGGAGGGAGTGGTCCAAGCCCACTAGTGTCGCCAGAGAAGAAGCTGAGAAGGAAACATCAAGAGATAGGGAAAGGAGATgtagaagaagaggagaaatTTTTGGTGGACGAAGAGAAATTTAGTGTAAAGAAGAGAATTTTCGTAGAAAGGAGAAATTGTgtagaagagaagaagaagtgtcgtgtagaagagaagaagaaagggTTTGTAGAAGAAGATAAGGAGGTTTTAGttgagaagaaagaagagaagtGTCTGCCGGACGCTAACGTATCCCGTTGGCCGAACCGCAGAATTGCGGttgagaagaaagaagagaagtTGCTGCCGGACGCTAACGCAACCCGTTGGCCGAACAGCAGAGGTGTAGCTGAGAAGGAAGACGATAAGTTGTTGCTGAACGCTAACGTAACCCGTTGGCTGAATAGCAAAGTTTTAGTTGAGAAGGAAGATGAGAAGTTGTTGCTGAACGCTAACGCAACCCGTTGGCCGAACAGCAGAGTTGTAGAAGAGAAAGAGTTGCttgaagaagagaaagagaaagtttttgtagaagagaaagagaagttgtttgaagaagacgaagagaaGAGTAGTAGAGGTAGTGCAGAGAAGTCGAATCTTGAACTGATTCCAACTTCGAGTTTATCATCGCCCATGGTTACAGATCACTGTGAAGATACGAAAGCACAGCCAGTCATGTTGAGTCCAGCAGCTAACAGCCGTGGCAGGATTAGGGAAACCCTAGCTCAATACGAGAGGAAGAACGAGTCGGTCGAGGAATCGACATTCTTACCACTTACAAAATTGCAGACTAGAACCCAACCTCAACCGGCGTTACAGCCTGATCAAGTTAACAGACAAGATGCCAGTAGTACTTCAGGGTTTCAACCAGATGATAAAATCAAGAAGTGTTCGGAGTCAGCATTCCTGAATGAAGAGAAAATGCGTTGTAGAAGAAGAATGTTGGAGAGTGATGAAGAGAAGAAGACGTATGCGAATGCTGACGCAACCCGTCGGCTCAGCAACATCGTAGTCATGAAGCCAAGGACAACTGCTAGTGCTGTTACAGCCTGGCCGTCCAGTAgtgacgacgaggaggagaagaagaatagTAGATGTAGAGCAGTGAAGTTATGCAGTAGTGTGATTCCATCCTCAAGTAACGATTGTCTATCATCACATAAGGCTACCGATCGCCGTGAAGATACGAACGTACAACCAGTCCAGTTAAAATCAGCAGCTAACAGCAGTGGTCGAATAATGGACTCAATAGCTCAAGACGAGGTGAAGAACGAGTCGGGAGAGAACCCGAGGGATTCATCGCTCTCAATATTGCAGCCCAGAGCCAATTTTCAGCCGTTGTTACAGCCTGACCGAATCAACAGACAAGATGCCAGTAGTACTTCGGGATTTCAGCCAGATGGTGCAATCAAGAAGAGTTTGGAAGCCTCATTCGCAGATGAAGGAGAAGTGTTGGAGCAGAAAGATGTTGAAGAGAAGATCAAGAAAGAAAACATGGACGAGCAGACGAAGGAGGAGGTCGTGGGTTCGATGGTTGGAGTGGAGAGAGAAGATACTTGTGAACCTCTCAAGGACGAACTTACTGCCTGGGCCCTAACCGTAAATGAGCCAGAAACGCCAGAAGTGCAGCACTCGTGTCTTGAGCCAGCTCATGAAGAAGAGAGAGATTCGAAAGCCaaaaaggagagaagagtTTTCGTTTGGACAGAAGTCAGTTGCCGAACGGTTTTCGATCGAGGAAAAAGTCTCATGGAAGTATACGTAGCAACCACGATCACTATGGCCACCAATAAAGGCGTTTGGCCAGAGGACGTAAGGAGAGGTACATATCGAGCCCTCTTCGATCGCGGCCGGAATCACAGCCAAACTTACAGCCAGTTACAGCCAGTAAA ATAG